The window TCACCGGTTGGCTGAATGATATAGCCTTCGCTTTTTTTGGCATGAGTCGATACTTTTACGCTAGAGGCATATCGAAACACCATTGTGTCAACAAATACTCTGTTCACTGTGCAACTTTATCCCGTTGAGTCAATGAAACACCTCAAAGACCACTATTTTTAACTTTCTGGCAAAAATATTATATGAAGAATCCTCTCTTCAATCGGCATATATACCAGTTGATAACAATAACTTTAAGGGTAAATCTCATGCGTATGTTAGATGGTCGCGGCACAGCCGCATATTGTGAAGAAGTAAAAATCCACCTTCTTAGAAGGTGGATTTTTACTGTGGATCACAAACGGTTTATTGAATCAAATCCCCACGTTTTCCGGGTACAGGCTGCCCAGGCCTTTTTCCCACTCTTTCTTCTCGTCGACCTTGCGCGGCGCTTGAGCGACGGCGGCTTTTTCGATCAGGCAGCCGTCGATGACTAATGCATCCAGGGCGCATTCCATGAAAAAGTCGAGGGCTTCTTTGGGGGTTTCTACGATGGGCATGCCTTTCTTGTTGAACGAGGTGTTGAGCAGGACATAAACGCCGGTGAGTTCGCCAAACTTGTTTAGCAGTCGATAGTAGTTGGGCGACACGGACTCGGTCACCGTCTGCACTCTGGCGGAGCCGTCCGCATGGACGACGGCGGGGATTTCTTTTTTCCACTCTTCCCGGGTCGGCGCCACCAGAATCATGTAGGGACTGGGATAGTCGCAGTCGAAATAGACGCCGGCTTTTTCCAGCGGTACGGAGGGCGCGAACGGCCGGAAGTCTTCGCGGAATTTAACGTTGCGATTGATATGCTCGCGTACGTCGGGATTACGCGGGTCCGCCAGAATGCTGCGATGTCCCAGAGCGCGCGGGCCGAATTCGGAGCCTTTTTCAAACCAGGCGACCACTTTACCCTCCGCCAGCAATTCCGCGGTGCGGTTAATCGCTTCGTCCTCCGGCAGACGTCGGTAACTGATTTTTCCAGCGTAGGTCTGCATGGCGGGATACAGCTCTTCCGCTTCGTAGGACTTGCCGAAATAAGGCGAAGCGTCGTGTTTGATCCGTTCCTGCCCCAACACTTCCAGCCAGCCGTAATAGGCGCAGCCAATGGCCAGGCCGTTATCCGCCGCGGCGGGTTGAAAATAGAAATCCTCGAAGCCGGTTTGCTTCAAGAGCTTGGCGTTGGCCACCGCATTTAGCGCCACGCCGCCAGCGTAACCCAGGTTTTTGTGGGGCTGATGTTCAAAACGGTGATTCACCAGATACAGCAGTGCGCGTTCGATCTCCCGTTGCATCCAATAGGCGATATCCGCGTAATAATCGAAATTCTCCGCCAGATCTTCATAGCGCACCCGCGGCCGATTGAAATGCTTCATCCAGTCGTAGTTGACGAAAACGCGCCCGTCGCGACATTCGAACGCCTGAAAATCATAGACGCCTGGGCGCCCGTAAGGCGCCAGTCCCATCAGTTTGCCCGGGTCTTCCATGCCCTGAAATACATACTGACTCACCCCGGAATACAACCCGCCGATGGAGTGTTTGGTGGTCGGCGGGCACATGGAGTAGCCCTTGAGAAAATAGCCGAAAGGAGAGAAATCTTTGTAAACCGGGCGCAGCTTCCCTTTCTCATAAAGGTAATAACTGTCCTTTTCGAAAAACAAATGATTAAAGTCAGCGCCGGGTTGAGCCTCCGGCACGTGGGCGCCGTCGAGATCCAGGCAGTCGTCCCAGCTGCTGCCGCAACCGTCGATCACCAGT is drawn from Hahella sp. KA22 and contains these coding sequences:
- a CDS encoding carbamoyltransferase C-terminal domain-containing protein; this encodes MSKPIYVLGTGLSHDGSACLLKDGEVCVAIEKERITRIKHDGFCDSEAMQYCLDAEGISFDDVSAVVQNANFSNFDRGNKIFHGQPRIIPDHVKTVTISHHLAHAYSVVGTSPFDDMAVLVIDGCGSSWDDCLDLDGAHVPEAQPGADFNHLFFEKDSYYLYEKGKLRPVYKDFSPFGYFLKGYSMCPPTTKHSIGGLYSGVSQYVFQGMEDPGKLMGLAPYGRPGVYDFQAFECRDGRVFVNYDWMKHFNRPRVRYEDLAENFDYYADIAYWMQREIERALLYLVNHRFEHQPHKNLGYAGGVALNAVANAKLLKQTGFEDFYFQPAAADNGLAIGCAYYGWLEVLGQERIKHDASPYFGKSYEAEELYPAMQTYAGKISYRRLPEDEAINRTAELLAEGKVVAWFEKGSEFGPRALGHRSILADPRNPDVREHINRNVKFREDFRPFAPSVPLEKAGVYFDCDYPSPYMILVAPTREEWKKEIPAVVHADGSARVQTVTESVSPNYYRLLNKFGELTGVYVLLNTSFNKKGMPIVETPKEALDFFMECALDALVIDGCLIEKAAVAQAPRKVDEKKEWEKGLGSLYPENVGI